In Zingiber officinale cultivar Zhangliang chromosome 1A, Zo_v1.1, whole genome shotgun sequence, the DNA window CTTGCAACGATTATTGCCATGGAAAAAAAATTCGTTACAGATTTGCTACGAATATCCTTTTTCGTCGCATATTGTAGATTTTGAAATTTCACGATGAATTATTTTTTGTCACAAATTTGTAATGAATTTTGcgatgaaaaataaatttgacgaATATGCATTATTGCATTTCAAAATTTGGCGACGACTTATTCACGACAAAAACTTTTTTTAACATAGATTTAGTCACAAATTCATTTTGGGacggatttatttttaaaattcgtcgcaaaatttaTAACAAAATGCTTATTTTCTCAGTGTATTATTCTTATCATAGATTTTGATTATGCTCCTAAAATACACCTAAAtgataatttaatcaaattaaactaatttaagAGCGAAGGATCATTAAGCACTTTGGCTAAATGTACTTATGAACCTACACTACTAATATGATCATTAATAGAAGATTATATTTTACTCTCTAGTCATTTGACGGTCGACTATAAGTTAATCTGATAATCTATCTTCCTACACATAATTTGGGGACAAATTGTCAGAGATATCTAAGGTAAGCGTAATCACTTTTTTACTATAACTAATAAAAGATTATAATTGTTTTTAAAATGCCTTAGTGATAATCTAATCTAATTGAGTCAATTTGAGTATGAAAGgatcattaaatatttttaaccaaagTATTTGATGATTAGGTTAGAGATGCAATAATATTTGTGGATTATTATGATATTGTGCCAACAAGAATCTTTAAAACTAAACAATGAGGACTTTTGCCTATGCCGCACATATGTGATGGAGGACTAACTTAGCCGCTACCATCAATATGGACGACTAAAGTTGTGTTCAATATGGTCAAACCCTATCCGTTCTGGGAAAGAATGTTTAGGGTATAATACTCTTTTCAATATCCTTTTCCAAAACAAATTCGTCATTTACTTGATAAAATTAAACCTCACAttcaaatattattaataatgggAATAGtctagttttaatttttctaaatagtTTTTTCTACCATATTAgaacaaattaaaataatacaataaatacAAAAACTATTTGAATATCCCTTTATAAAAGTTGCACAATTTTATATCCAACCCTTACATGCCCGCCCTACTTCAATATGTCATGGAACATAGAGGTGCTAGGCCTTGATAAGAGGAGGACTATAGGCAACAACAATGGCATAGGAGGTGGCAATGAGAGGGTGGTTTGCCTCAAAAATAATGAGAATTGAAATAATGtatcttattttatttatattgatAGCTCTTAATATACACACTTAAGGGTCGGTCTCTAAAATATTCATCTTTATCGGAATTTGAGCTCTGATATTCTTATTTATTTCCCCAATTGCTTTATTATTACATCGCACTCGTCGGGGTTAAGTTCGCAGTCTTGATTGATCTCTAATAGAACATTAAGACTACTTACTATCTATAAGTGATGAGTTCCATAAAAACTTTTGCGAACAAGTTGCCATGAAATTCAATTATCATCTTGTATCACAACGATCACGATGTGCCATTAGGATTTAGATTAATATTCACCGTAATAGGACATGTCAACATTCCTAAGTCATGTTGAATAAAAGATCAAACAACAATTGAATTTCACTTATTGAATAGTTGTGATATCTCCTAGAAGTCGATCACATTTTATATACCCAAGGTGATAAAATTGAATTATCATGTGCATTTAAATATACTTTTAAtattgcaaaaaataaaaaaatgcaccattttaatttttatttattatcaaaataatatccTATCTCATCTTAGTTCATTTTTATTCTCAAAAATATCATGGTGTTTCGATATTGTTGTAACAATTATATGATTGTAATTGCTACATAGTTATAGTAGTTATAATCTTGTAATTACTATAACTATTTATTAATTATGATTTCATAactattataattgtataacaGTTTTGATCCCATAGTTACTAAAATATAATATGACCAATGTTGATAAGAGAATTATAATTTATAGCTATTAAAATATGATATCATTAGTGTTGATAAAAGATGAATGAGTTGTAATAAGATAGACATTGTTTTAAtaataaatgatttttttttacaataccAATGAGAAGATGATGCCCTTATATTTTaccttttaatatttttaaaagccTAACGAGTCGAAGGTGGAGAAATCCATATCTATACCTCATTCGGATTTTGTTGTATGTTTTTCTTACTAAATACTATAATGTTTTTTTTACTATATTAGTATTCTTAcattctaaattaaaaattacaaattcaTTCATGGATTGCAAAAATAAAACCTATCAAAGGTGGACAACAACACAAATTTTTCTGGCTCTGGATTGACACACATGGTAAACACATTCCACATGCACACAATATATCACCGTTAGATGCCCTACTAAGGCATAAACTGACGTCAAATTTAGTGGAAAACTTATGTTGGGCAATCTCAACCTGAAATATACACATCTAATGATGTATCCGATGGATGGAGTAGGAGAGGGTCCACCTTCATTATTACTAAAATGACTTTACAAAGATAGTAAAAAACAGAAAGTTTTGCTGGCTATatagaaaatgaatttatttagttaaaaaattaattaaactaggtaaaaaattaattaagtattattaataaaaattaattagagattatttttaaaaataaaatatgaaaatagaTGGAAAAAACATAATTGactcataaaatataatattaattagatatccttaataataatttaaaataaaaaaaaacagaaatttaTTTGACTAGTCTGATTTTAATCATTTAGTATTATCTATTAAAAAAATACGGAGATAAGCTATCGACGTATTACTGAACGTCTTCGAATGTACCCGATGGATGGTGTCGATGGTGTAGGGAAGGTCCACCTTCAATATTAATCAGACGATTTGGCTATAAAAGAAAACAATGAAAACTATTGGTCAACGAGTTGACGAAATTGCGTTGGAAAAAGATCAAGTGGCTCGAACAGGTGACATGTCGCTCCATTTCTCCATTTCCCTGGTGGCTTCTTCATGGAGCACGGCGACGACCAGCTGCAGGAGGAAGCATCCCCTGTCCTCCCCTCGATCGAGTCCCTCAATCCTCCTCTGCTTCCAGCCTCCATCGGATTAGGGTTCGTCCTCGCATCGCTTGTCCTCGTCCGATCGGAGTCCCTCAAACCCGTAACCACTGCCATCAAGCTCGCCGACAACGCCATCAAGGGCACCCAGGTGCTCTCCTCCCCTTCGCCCAAGTCGCTCCTCCTCGCATCCAAGGCCATCGTCAAGGGGTACAGGGCAACCAAGCGCTTCGTCCCCGTAGGATTCGACCTCAAGCTTCCGCCCGCGGAAAGGGCTAAGCTCAAGGCTTGCCTCGGCGCCGCCAGTTTGCTCAAGCACACCAGATCCCCGCTCCTCGCTGGTGGATCTCTGGGGGTAGGGTTTCTAAAAGGCGGATACAACATCTCGAAGAACTGTGTTAAGGTGCTCGAAGGATTCATCGGGCTGCAATTGAATTCAGCGGTCAGGGAGGGCATCGATGCGCTGGGCTTGGCTGTTAGGGTTGCCACTGTTGGGAAGGAAATAAAACGCTTGCTTTTGATTGAGTGGCAGAAGAGGACACAAATTGAATGCTTGATTCTTGGAGGAGACTCGAGACCTGGAGTTCGATTGAGTTAcaaaagatgcaattttgatcgATTTCACGTAATTGGTGGCGATTTTGGCTCTCAGAATTTTCCATTCATGGGGAAAACTCCGTTCGATGAAATGGATTTAGAGATGCATCTCTCTGAGCTGCTTTGCATGTCAATTCCGGTATATGAGGTAATCCCCATGAACTCAAGTGTAGTTAATTCATAGTATTCCTTTTTCAATAGTTGTACAACGAAGTAATATGGTTCCAGTTTTGATATCAGTATAAGCTTGAAGTTATTTTTACATCTCGAGTAATTGGGAAATGCTTCTGTACAGTGGCTTCAATGTTCACCTTTTCAGTACTTGTTATACAAATATATAGTTCCAATTCTTATATGAGTATAAACTTCTAGTGTTTGAGTATCTCTTGTGACTGTAAATGATTCTGAAATCTCTGTATGATAGATACTATGATCGATGGACCTCTTGTCGATAGTTGACTTTTCATCATTGTGAGAAATCTGATCTTATTGGAGGGAATTGCTTAGCTTTTGGATATTAATTAGTGCTTCCGTAGAAAAGTTGAAGGCAAGACAATTCAACCCAAGGTGAACACGTGAGGAAGACTATGCCTTAGCTAAAAGATACACATGAATAAATACATAAATCTCAACAAGTGAGATTCTAAGTTTCTGCCGCGAGCAGCAAAGGCAAAAATGCATGTAATATCGAATCGAAAGTACAATAAGATAACATGCCATCCTAGTCATGGCCAACACCACATTTCACTGCTGGTGTTATTAGCTGCTTGTCATTATGTTGCAGACGTGGTATTGCTTTACTGCTGTTTACTCACTCAATTGTTTTGTTTCTAGTTCTTGCTTCCTTTTTGCTCCAGAAATCGTTAGTACGGtcccaaaacaaacaaacaaacaaacaaacaaacaaacaaacaaaaaagacaTACGCTACCTACAACAATGAAGCTGATAGGCAAGACTCCACCACCATTCCATGACTTTCTGTTGGTTTTCTTTCCCTCTGAGTTTTAGTATCAAATAACTGGAGGTGTTGAAACAGACTGACTGATATAAAAAGACATACACCATGTACAAAACTGGGCAATACAATTTGAGTTGCTCTAGTACACAGGAATCCACCACCAATCCGGTATATAAATTCCTCCAGTGGCTCAAACTCAGTAATAACAATCATAAACTACCCTGAGGCACTATCTTCCAATCTAAATTAAAGTCTTCGTAAGATTTGGAATTGGACTAGAATCTTAAAATTAGGGCTGTAAataaaccaagcgttcgtgaacaagc includes these proteins:
- the LOC122038510 gene encoding uncharacterized protein LOC122038510 isoform X2 translates to MEHGDDQLQEEASPVLPSIESLNPPLLPASIGLGFVLASLVLVRSESLKPVTTAIKLADNAIKGTQVLSSPSPKSLLLASKAIVKGYRATKRFVPVGFDLKLPPAERAKLKACLGAASLLKHTRSPLLAGGSLGVGFLKGGYNISKNCVKVLEGFIGLQLNSAVREGIDALGLAVRVATVGKEIKRLLLIEWQKRTQIECLILGGDSRPGVRLSYKRCNFDRFHVIGGDFGSQNFPFMGKTPFDEMDLEMHLSELLCMSIPVYEIL
- the LOC122038510 gene encoding uncharacterized protein LOC122038510 isoform X3 — its product is MEHGDDQLQEEASPVLPSIESLNPPLLPASIGLGFVLASLVLVRSESLKPVTTAIKLADNAIKGTQVLSSPSPKSLLLASKAIVKGYRATKRFVPVGFDLKLPPAERAKLKACLGAASLLKHTRSPLLAGGSLGVGFLKGGYNISKNCVKVLEGFIGLQLNSAVREGIDALGLAVRVATVGKEIKRLLLIEWQKRTQIECLILGGDSRPGVRLSYKRCNFDRFHVIGGDFGSQNFPFMGKTPFDEMDLEMHLSELLCMSIPVYEIF
- the LOC122038510 gene encoding uncharacterized protein LOC122038510 isoform X1, with protein sequence MEHGDDQLQEEASPVLPSIESLNPPLLPASIGLGFVLASLVLVRSESLKPVTTAIKLADNAIKGTQVLSSPSPKSLLLASKAIVKGYRATKRFVPVGFDLKLPPAERAKLKACLGAASLLKHTRSPLLAGGSLGVGFLKGGYNISKNCVKVLEGFIGLQLNSAVREGIDALGLAVRVATVGKEIKRLLLIEWQKRTQIECLILGGDSRPGVRLSYKRCNFDRFHVIGGDFGSQNFPFMGKTPFDEMDLEMHLSELLCMSIPVYEVFLGLFLADLFP